The Aureispira anguillae genome contains a region encoding:
- a CDS encoding DUF6326 family protein produces MNKQLETRVDLSTLWIVVMFTMAFADILGFITPGVLKKIVNNSMEIEMTDSLLLIFAVLVEIPILMIYLSRRLPYSINRWANILAAIITILFVIGGGSLTVHYIFFASIETICMLLIIVRAWRWRELG; encoded by the coding sequence ATGAATAAACAATTAGAAACAAGAGTAGATTTATCTACCTTATGGATCGTAGTTATGTTTACAATGGCTTTTGCTGATATTCTTGGTTTTATTACGCCTGGCGTTCTAAAAAAGATCGTGAACAATTCTATGGAAATAGAAATGACGGATTCCCTATTATTGATTTTTGCCGTTTTGGTAGAAATACCAATTCTGATGATTTATCTTTCTAGGCGATTACCTTATTCTATTAATCGTTGGGCGAATATTTTAGCAGCGATTATAACCATTTTATTTGTAATAGGGGGCGGGTCTTTGACCGTTCATTATATTTTCTTTGCCAGCATTGAAACCATTTGCATGCTCTTGATTATTGTGCGTGCTTGGCGTTGGCGTGAACTAGGCTGA
- a CDS encoding T9SS type A sorting domain-containing protein, translating into MKTHLIYLFLFFASAFLQAQDTTKVLFIGNSITYFNNMPFTFEAIANSLGDTTAVTMYAPGGTGFLNHVGDANVYNHFRQEEWDYVVLQPGSGDSGGAAVGGTPVGTTVQRINILLDSIYVHSPCAKVLFYEISNGVTGNTTAALTNYNAIMDLIKSNVEYFSDSTALGFAPVGEAFRTAWNNNPNDLLWGSYGDIHPNAKGSYLAACVFYASIFQKPSTGTTISNTLTALEASSFQQLADTLVLNNLSDWRIGTYDQFTDFNYILTNNSVNFNNGSQNIDSLVWDFGDLTTSTDWNPTHNYLSIGSYPVTLTTYQNGCAQTISQTVVIGTLADHRIEREDDWNIYPNPTHNFLQLALKNKSDDFSFEVYNHTGQLVMKTKETRIDVSSLLSGIYILKIINTETLECSSKKWLKY; encoded by the coding sequence ATGAAAACACATCTAATCTATCTTTTTTTATTTTTTGCAAGTGCTTTTTTACAAGCCCAAGACACCACCAAGGTATTGTTTATTGGCAATAGCATTACCTACTTTAATAATATGCCCTTTACTTTTGAGGCCATTGCGAATTCTTTGGGGGACACCACAGCAGTAACCATGTACGCACCAGGAGGAACGGGGTTTTTGAATCATGTAGGAGATGCCAATGTATACAATCATTTTAGACAAGAAGAGTGGGATTATGTTGTTTTACAACCAGGATCAGGCGATTCGGGAGGCGCAGCAGTAGGAGGGACACCTGTAGGAACTACTGTACAGCGGATAAACATCTTATTGGATTCTATCTATGTACATAGTCCTTGCGCAAAAGTGCTTTTTTATGAAATTTCCAATGGGGTCACAGGAAATACAACAGCAGCTTTAACCAATTATAATGCTATTATGGATTTGATAAAATCAAATGTGGAATATTTTTCGGATAGCACAGCATTGGGCTTTGCGCCAGTTGGAGAGGCCTTTAGAACCGCTTGGAACAACAACCCGAATGATTTGTTGTGGGGGAGTTATGGTGATATTCATCCTAATGCCAAGGGGTCTTACCTTGCAGCCTGTGTCTTTTATGCATCTATTTTTCAGAAACCTTCTACTGGAACGACGATCTCCAACACTTTGACGGCTTTGGAAGCAAGTAGTTTTCAGCAATTAGCAGATACCCTTGTTCTGAATAATCTTTCAGATTGGAGAATAGGAACCTACGATCAGTTTACAGATTTTAATTATATCCTAACCAATAATTCGGTTAATTTTAATAATGGCTCTCAAAATATCGATAGTTTAGTCTGGGATTTTGGGGATTTAACGACTTCAACAGATTGGAACCCTACCCATAACTATCTTTCTATCGGGAGTTACCCTGTAACACTCACTACTTACCAAAATGGCTGTGCTCAAACGATAAGCCAAACGGTTGTGATAGGAACGTTAGCTGACCATAGAATAGAAAGAGAAGACGATTGGAATATTTACCCTAATCCAACGCATAATTTTTTGCAGCTAGCATTAAAAAATAAGAGCGATGATTTTAGTTTTGAAGTATATAACCATACAGGGCAGCTAGTAATGAAAACGAAAGAAACTAGGATAGATGTTTCATCCCTTTTGAGTGGAATCTATATCCTTAAAATCATTAATACAGAAACATTGGAGTGCAGTAGCAAAAAATGGTTAAAATATTAG
- a CDS encoding T9SS type A sorting domain-containing protein — translation MQSLVKFTFLIGLLLGTITTIMAQNEAIIVVNGGIFGVTNANTTIEDLNSGTAINMGTIGTTSIQDIVVDGQYAYVAAQDSIVKYDWTTKTKVAANAFGGASTVKLAVHGGHLLVGNWYEPWGWTGAYNHHFHIFNTSDLSLVDSIPQVTKPADDFVVIGDYAYIAQNNDKTVGWGDTLGYLAVVDLTNFSLVRYDTLSTTGEEIGRLVAEGDMVYAINGSSNTISSYNTQTLAKSTQAAAGGMDLKPAAYGPTAFTKGAGVWYFPYDSGVGSYNLSTNAIVTANLVNISGSFAFVMDTFNNNFCVSHINYSDQTQNKGRIYDMNGDSVGMFQVGFSPEALAIVSHTISGTVQLAGKDELNYSIMPNPVQTILTVNLEAAEEVSLLVINQVGQQVLAQTSTASTTTLDVAHLPAGVYFLAVVNKEGVMRTQQFVKQ, via the coding sequence ATGCAATCCTTAGTAAAATTTACATTTTTAATTGGCTTATTGTTAGGAACTATCACAACTATTATGGCTCAAAATGAAGCGATTATTGTTGTTAATGGTGGTATTTTTGGTGTAACGAATGCCAATACAACTATTGAAGATCTAAACTCAGGTACTGCCATCAACATGGGAACGATAGGAACCACCTCTATTCAAGATATTGTGGTTGATGGTCAATATGCTTATGTTGCAGCGCAGGATAGTATTGTAAAGTATGATTGGACGACTAAGACCAAAGTAGCTGCTAATGCTTTTGGCGGAGCTAGTACCGTTAAATTGGCGGTTCATGGCGGTCATTTATTGGTGGGCAACTGGTATGAGCCTTGGGGCTGGACAGGTGCATACAATCACCATTTTCACATCTTTAATACTTCCGATTTGTCATTAGTGGATAGTATTCCACAAGTGACGAAGCCAGCAGATGATTTTGTAGTAATAGGAGACTATGCTTATATTGCTCAAAATAACGATAAAACAGTAGGTTGGGGAGATACGCTTGGATACCTTGCTGTTGTTGATCTAACAAACTTTTCGCTAGTGCGTTATGATACCTTATCTACTACTGGAGAAGAAATCGGGCGCTTAGTTGCAGAGGGGGATATGGTCTATGCTATTAATGGTTCCAGCAACACTATTTCTAGTTATAATACACAAACCTTGGCTAAATCTACACAAGCAGCAGCGGGGGGAATGGATCTAAAACCAGCTGCTTATGGACCAACTGCCTTTACAAAAGGAGCAGGTGTTTGGTATTTTCCTTATGATAGTGGGGTAGGAAGTTATAACTTATCGACCAACGCTATCGTAACGGCTAATCTTGTTAATATTTCGGGTAGTTTTGCCTTTGTTATGGATACCTTTAATAATAATTTCTGTGTGAGTCATATTAATTATTCTGACCAAACGCAAAACAAAGGTAGAATTTACGACATGAATGGAGATAGTGTTGGAATGTTCCAAGTTGGATTTTCACCAGAAGCGTTGGCTATTGTTTCTCATACCATTTCTGGTACGGTACAGTTGGCAGGCAAGGATGAACTAAATTATAGTATTATGCCTAATCCTGTACAAACTATTTTGACCGTAAATTTAGAAGCTGCTGAAGAAGTAAGCCTATTGGTGATTAATCAAGTAGGTCAGCAAGTATTGGCACAAACATCTACCGCCTCAACAACAACCCTTGATGTAGCTCATTTGCCTGCTGGCGTATACTTTTTGGCAGTTGTCAATAAGGAAGGGGTAATGAGAACACAACAATTTGTAAAGCAATAG
- a CDS encoding Crp/Fnr family transcriptional regulator translates to MEDELFKYLSQYITLTEEEAHQLIQLDLIKKYKKGTVLLKEGVVSNKSYFVLKGCLRTYYLVDGEEKTTAFYTEKQGISPQCCITGIASEYYLTCVEDCILCVSTTDMEQSFFEQFPRFESLCRVMAEQQLSEQQTSFDKYMHSSPEQRYVHLMETRADLIQRVPQYQLASYLGIKPESLSRIRKRLFNQKKS, encoded by the coding sequence ATGGAAGATGAATTATTTAAATACCTGTCTCAATATATTACACTTACAGAAGAAGAGGCACATCAACTGATTCAGCTTGATTTGATTAAAAAATACAAAAAGGGGACTGTTTTATTGAAGGAAGGAGTCGTTTCAAATAAGAGCTATTTTGTATTAAAGGGATGTTTGAGAACTTATTATTTGGTCGATGGAGAAGAAAAAACAACTGCTTTTTATACCGAAAAACAGGGGATTAGTCCACAGTGTTGTATTACAGGAATTGCTTCCGAATATTATTTGACCTGTGTAGAAGATTGTATTTTATGTGTATCAACAACAGATATGGAGCAATCTTTTTTTGAGCAATTTCCAAGATTTGAAAGCCTTTGTAGAGTAATGGCTGAACAACAGCTCTCTGAACAACAAACTTCTTTTGATAAATACATGCATTCTAGCCCAGAACAACGATACGTTCATTTGATGGAGACTAGAGCAGACCTTATCCAACGAGTTCCTCAATATCAATTAGCGAGTTATCTAGGTATTAAGCCTGAGTCATTGAGTCGTATTCGAAAGCGACTATTCAACCAAAAGAAAAGCTGA